One window from the genome of Pseudoliparis swirei isolate HS2019 ecotype Mariana Trench chromosome 24, NWPU_hadal_v1, whole genome shotgun sequence encodes:
- the LOC130190022 gene encoding peroxisome proliferator-activated receptor gamma coactivator-related protein 1-like isoform X1 — MGGVEMDTQSCIDHSILAIFEDSSVSSEYKSGAEEESETLLSALTEMLDSVEDDDETLSPFNTLPDTKLLAHPERRDTSVELLLADRLRPRSKSPSVTFTMKINGEKEDESKLGRTSPQQLFKQQSQTLFHSTNKKADAEVFTSTYLVNLVKLMHPYCLKLHVEEEEEGDELRENHTVFSQEEVWKYERPSEDSDEEINVVSDDEVTVDDPKEEEEEAEKSYNILLKSVLLNGNISRTPPPTEKKQVSFGSVQVASFESTEKGSMESNLTTGPTSETASVPLNSSDALDTPAGSALEPQALPSEMSSDKTSALPLRGETKVKSLSLQQYRQLRQKRLPLVEKERNYTTMWPCVSEAPTELTPILCLQGQRPNSCAPNEAHRLPDGRRSGADPLHLSQTPGHKTHCVSAPPTPHPPQPKPSTRPQRSGLKHSRTESKMVSSANLQPKVTANPNVTTHESKKSPVKKPTLLSSDPPNPVLLPRPVSQTTSPAADPSSSLSKSKVEFLNRDSNRDDTRHFPEMLNESSGTSLQRQPASSGPTPEVLLVNQRCTTLQEFKQRLAEIASGVSAGPPARCQTATRIKSASECKELQPRGCSSTSTREEAQLQPKSAPSPGPDTVRRIKCPSIAGPVDSPEPVEGRWSEGHLSGSTSEEPTATLQLVCREPSATADSGIEAPDLTSLLEQFEETQAKEENEPESKLAPSQSNLRTASALTQRASVETLEPLSTSESPGSPATVGRSPPLGTDIVLSAQQDPPARRRTPPSKAIQIIDPRPLPSKKAHGGPPAAHIPPRVYSSVSSDHDYCASADRSVTGAAQRSRASKPKDVSQTSDEDQVATHDSSAAAECKNPTSACELGDAVGAVLSSAATQRLAERPGTRSETSPAAAVVPTAPRRVRAAEDETVSCTLPTPPPSPPARGREKRRYRRRSPRSDSSSSSLSSSSSSSSASPSPKRQKRRHKRRHKRSESSSCSSSSPSRSISGSPSRRYRWSYSRSSRSWSQSRSTSRSRSPSTRVCRRQWADVYSRESRKLRREHEIRIQKLKAIDERRVVYVGRIRRSMTHDELRERFSQFGVVECVSLHFRERGDHYGFVTFYNTDDAFAAIDNGGKLRKPDELPFDICFGGRRQFCNSHYADLDANRDAEPAPAKPRSEDLDFDSLLKQAQRGLKR; from the exons ATGGGAGGCGTGGAGATGGACACCCAGTCCTGTATCGATCACTCCATCCTGGCCATCTTTGAAGACTCCAGTGTCTCCTCAGAG TATAAGAGCGGGgcggaggaagagagtgagactcTGCTGTCGGCTCTGACCGAGATGCTGGACAGTGTGGAGGATGACGACGAGACTCTGTCTCCCTTCAACACCCTGCCAGACACCAAGCTCCTCGCCCACCCAGAGCGCAGGGACACCTCAGTG GAACTATTACTTGCTGATCGACTTAGACCAAGATCCAAATCACCAAGTGTAACATTCACAATGAAGATtaatggagaaaaagaagatgagAGCAAACTGGGGAGAACCAGTCCTCAACAGCTGTTCAAGCAACAGAGTCAAACATTGTTTCACTCCACGAATAAGAAAGCGGATGCCGAAGTTTTCACCTCGACTTATCTCGTCAACCTGGTGAAGCTCATGCACCCGTACTGCCTGAAGCTgcacgtggaggaggaggaggagggggatgaaCTGAGAGAGAATCACACGGTATTCTCTCAGGAAGAGGTGTGGAAGTATGAGAGACCCAGTGAAGACAGCGATGAAGAGATAAACGTTGTGTCTGATGATGAGGTAACGGTGGACGACccaaaggaggaagaagaggaggctgaAAAGAGCTATAACATCCTCTTGAAGAGTGTGCTGCTGAATGGGAACATATCCAGAACTCCACCACCCACAGAGAAGAAACAGGTGAGCTTTGGCTCCGTTCAAGTGGCTTCATTTGAATCAACAGAGAAAGGATCGATGGAGAGTAATTTAACAACCGGGCCGACAAGTGAGACTGCATCAGTGCCACTGAACAGCTCCGATGCACTTGACACTCCAGCTGGCTCAGCACTCGAACCCCAAGCTCTGCCCTCAGAAATGAGCAGCGACAAGACGTCAGCTCTGCCTCTTAGAGGTGAGACGAAGGTCAAATCACTCAGCCTCCAGCAGTACAGACAGCTGCGGCAAAAGAGGCTGCCTCtggtggagaaagagaggaactaCACCACCATGTGGCCCTGTGTTTCTGAGGCGCCCACGGAGCTGACCCCCATCCTCTGTTTACAAGGTCAAAGACCAAACAGCTGTGCACCAAACGAAGCACACCGACTTCCCGATGGGAGAAGAAGTGGTGCTGATCCGCTCCATTTATCTCAAACTCCAGGTCACAAGACCCACTGCGTCTCTGCTCCGCCCACGCCTCACCCCCCACAGCCCAAACCATCCACTCGTCCACAGCGCAGCGGATTGAAGCACTCGAGAACCGAATCCAAAATGGTTTCCTCTGCCAATCTGCAGCCAAAGGTCACCGCTAACCCAAATGTTACCACGCATGAAAGCAAAAAAAGTCCAGTAAAGAAACCAACACTGTTGAGTAGCGATCCCCCAaatcctgtcctcctccctcgacCAGTTAGCCAAACAACATCACCGGCCGCTGACCCCTCTTCATCCTTATCCAAGTCCAAAGTGGAGTTCCTCAACAGAGACTCCAACCGTGACGACACGAGACACTTTCCAGAAATGCTAAATGAATCCTCAGGCACATCTCTTCAGAGACAGCCAGCCTCCTCGGGTCCAACGCCTGAGGTGTTGTTAGTAAACCAGCGCTGCACCACCCTCCAGGAATTTAAACAAAGGCTGGCTGAGATCGCTTCGGGTGTCTCCGCCGGTCCTCCAGCACGGTGCCAAACCGCAACACGAATCAAATCTGCCTCAGAGTGCAAGGAACTGCAGCCTCGGGGATGCAGTTCGACCTCGACTCGGGAAGAAGCCCAGCTGCAACCAAAGTCCGCTCCGTCGCCAGGTCCAGACACAGTGAGGCGAATAAAGTGTCCTTCCATCGCTGGTCCTGTGGACTCTCCCGAACCGGTCGAGGGGAGATGGTCAGAGGGTCACCTCAGTGGGTCCACGTCTGAGGAACCAACGGCCACTCTGCAGTTGGTCTGTAGAGAGCCGAGTGCAACAGCTGACTCAG GGATTGAAGCACCGGATCTGACCAGCCTGCTGGAACAGTTTGAGGAAACACAAG ctAAAGAGGAGAACGAGCCCGAGTCCAAACTCGCTCCTTCACAGTCAAACCTACGAACGGCGTCTGCGTTAACGCAGAGAGCCTCCGTGGAAACACTTGAACCGTTGAGCACTTCAGAATCACCCGGGAGTCCAGCAACCGTCGGGAGGTCGCCGCCCCTCGGCACGGACATCGTCCTCAGCGCTCAACAAGATCCGCCAGCAAGACGCAGAACTCCTCCGTCCAAGGCCATCCAGATAATCGACCCCCGTCCTCTCCCGTCCAAGAAGGCGCACGGCGGCCCCCCGGCTGCTCACATCCCTCCTCGCGTGTATTCATCCGTGTCCTCCGATCACGATTACTGCGCGTCCGCGGACCGCTCGGTAACCGGCGCCGCGCAGCGCAGCAGAGCCTCTAAACCCAAGGATGTGTCTCAGACCTCCGATGAGGACCAGGTGGCGACCCACGACTCGAGCGCCGCCGCTGAGTGCAAAAACCCGACCTCGGCCTGCGAGCTCGGCGACGCCGTCGGAGCAGTTCTGTCCTCCGCAGCGACGCAGCGTCTCGCCGAGCGACCCGGGACCCGATCGGAGACGAGCCCGGCCGCAGCCGTCGTTCCCACAGCGCCGCGCCGCGTCCGCGCCGCCGAAGACGAGACGGtgtcgtgcacgctccccacaCCTCCACCCAGCCCCCCCGCCAGAGGTAGGGAGAAAAGGAGATATCGGAGGAGATCTCCTCGTTcggactccagctcctcttccttgtcgtcgtcgtcctcctccagctctgcaTCTCCCTCTCCAAAAAGACAAAA GCGCCGCCACAAGCGCCGCCACAAGCGCTCAGAGAGCAGTTCGTGTTCGTCGTCGTCGCCCTCTCGCTCCATTTCCGGCTCCCCGAGTCGCCGCTACAGGTGGTCCTACTCGAGGTCGAGCAGGTCTTGGTCCCAGTCTAGGTCCACATCCAGATCCAGATCACCGTCCACGCGGGTTTGCCGTAGACAGTGGGCCGACGTTTACAG CAGAGAGTCCAGGAAGCTCAGGAGGGAGCACGAGATCAGGATTCAGAAACTGAAAGCCATC GACGAGCGCAGGGTGGTGTATGTCGGCCGCATCCGCAGGTCCATGACGCACGACGAACTGAGGGAGCGCTTCTCTCAGTTCGGAGTTGTGGAGTGTGTGTCGcttcactttagagagagagg TGACCACTACGGCTTTGTCACATTCTACAACACGGACGACGCTTTCGCGGCCATCGATAACGGCGGGAAACTAAGGAAGCCGGATGAGCTGCCGTTTGACATCTGCTTCGGCGGAAGAAGACAGTTCTGCAACTCGCACTACGCCGACCTCG ACGCCAACAGAGATGCAGAACCGGCTCCGGCCAAGCCCAGGTCTGAGGACCTGGACTTTGATTCGTTGCTGAAACAGGCCCAGAGAGGATTAAAGAGGTAG
- the LOC130190022 gene encoding peroxisome proliferator-activated receptor gamma coactivator-related protein 1-like isoform X2, with protein sequence MGGVEMDTQSCIDHSILAIFEDSSVSSEYKSGAEEESETLLSALTEMLDSVEDDDETLSPFNTLPDTKLLAHPERRDTSVELLLADRLRPRSKSPSVTFTMKINGEKEDESKLGRTSPQQLFKQQSQTLFHSTNKKADAEVFTSTYLVNLVKLMHPYCLKLHVEEEEEGDELRENHTVFSQEEVWKYERPSEDSDEEINVVSDDEVTVDDPKEEEEEAEKSYNILLKSVLLNGNISRTPPPTEKKQVSFGSVQVASFESTEKGSMESNLTTGPTSETASVPLNSSDALDTPAGSALEPQALPSEMSSDKTSALPLRGETKVKSLSLQQYRQLRQKRLPLVEKERNYTTMWPCVSEAPTELTPILCLQGQRPNSCAPNEAHRLPDGRRSGADPLHLSQTPGHKTHCVSAPPTPHPPQPKPSTRPQRSGLKHSRTESKMVSSANLQPKVTANPNVTTHESKKSPVKKPTLLSSDPPNPVLLPRPVSQTTSPAADPSSSLSKSKVEFLNRDSNRDDTRHFPEMLNESSGTSLQRQPASSGPTPEVLLVNQRCTTLQEFKQRLAEIASGVSAGPPARCQTATRIKSASECKELQPRGCSSTSTREEAQLQPKSAPSPGPDTVRRIKCPSIAGPVDSPEPVEGRWSEGHLSGSTSEEPTATLQLVCREPSATADSGIEAPDLTSLLEQFEETQAKEENEPESKLAPSQSNLRTASALTQRASVETLEPLSTSESPGSPATVGRSPPLGTDIVLSAQQDPPARRRTPPSKAIQIIDPRPLPSKKAHGGPPAAHIPPRVYSSVSSDHDYCASADRSVTGAAQRSRASKPKDVSQTSDEDQVATHDSSAAAECKNPTSACELGDAVGAVLSSAATQRLAERPGTRSETSPAAAVVPTAPRRVRAAEDETVSCTLPTPPPSPPARGREKRRYRRRSPRSDSSSSSLSSSSSSSSASPSPKRQKRRHKRRHKRSESSSCSSSSPSRSISGSPSRRYRWSYSRSSRSWSQSRSTSRSRSPSTRVCRRQWADVYRESRKLRREHEIRIQKLKAIDERRVVYVGRIRRSMTHDELRERFSQFGVVECVSLHFRERGDHYGFVTFYNTDDAFAAIDNGGKLRKPDELPFDICFGGRRQFCNSHYADLDANRDAEPAPAKPRSEDLDFDSLLKQAQRGLKR encoded by the exons ATGGGAGGCGTGGAGATGGACACCCAGTCCTGTATCGATCACTCCATCCTGGCCATCTTTGAAGACTCCAGTGTCTCCTCAGAG TATAAGAGCGGGgcggaggaagagagtgagactcTGCTGTCGGCTCTGACCGAGATGCTGGACAGTGTGGAGGATGACGACGAGACTCTGTCTCCCTTCAACACCCTGCCAGACACCAAGCTCCTCGCCCACCCAGAGCGCAGGGACACCTCAGTG GAACTATTACTTGCTGATCGACTTAGACCAAGATCCAAATCACCAAGTGTAACATTCACAATGAAGATtaatggagaaaaagaagatgagAGCAAACTGGGGAGAACCAGTCCTCAACAGCTGTTCAAGCAACAGAGTCAAACATTGTTTCACTCCACGAATAAGAAAGCGGATGCCGAAGTTTTCACCTCGACTTATCTCGTCAACCTGGTGAAGCTCATGCACCCGTACTGCCTGAAGCTgcacgtggaggaggaggaggagggggatgaaCTGAGAGAGAATCACACGGTATTCTCTCAGGAAGAGGTGTGGAAGTATGAGAGACCCAGTGAAGACAGCGATGAAGAGATAAACGTTGTGTCTGATGATGAGGTAACGGTGGACGACccaaaggaggaagaagaggaggctgaAAAGAGCTATAACATCCTCTTGAAGAGTGTGCTGCTGAATGGGAACATATCCAGAACTCCACCACCCACAGAGAAGAAACAGGTGAGCTTTGGCTCCGTTCAAGTGGCTTCATTTGAATCAACAGAGAAAGGATCGATGGAGAGTAATTTAACAACCGGGCCGACAAGTGAGACTGCATCAGTGCCACTGAACAGCTCCGATGCACTTGACACTCCAGCTGGCTCAGCACTCGAACCCCAAGCTCTGCCCTCAGAAATGAGCAGCGACAAGACGTCAGCTCTGCCTCTTAGAGGTGAGACGAAGGTCAAATCACTCAGCCTCCAGCAGTACAGACAGCTGCGGCAAAAGAGGCTGCCTCtggtggagaaagagaggaactaCACCACCATGTGGCCCTGTGTTTCTGAGGCGCCCACGGAGCTGACCCCCATCCTCTGTTTACAAGGTCAAAGACCAAACAGCTGTGCACCAAACGAAGCACACCGACTTCCCGATGGGAGAAGAAGTGGTGCTGATCCGCTCCATTTATCTCAAACTCCAGGTCACAAGACCCACTGCGTCTCTGCTCCGCCCACGCCTCACCCCCCACAGCCCAAACCATCCACTCGTCCACAGCGCAGCGGATTGAAGCACTCGAGAACCGAATCCAAAATGGTTTCCTCTGCCAATCTGCAGCCAAAGGTCACCGCTAACCCAAATGTTACCACGCATGAAAGCAAAAAAAGTCCAGTAAAGAAACCAACACTGTTGAGTAGCGATCCCCCAaatcctgtcctcctccctcgacCAGTTAGCCAAACAACATCACCGGCCGCTGACCCCTCTTCATCCTTATCCAAGTCCAAAGTGGAGTTCCTCAACAGAGACTCCAACCGTGACGACACGAGACACTTTCCAGAAATGCTAAATGAATCCTCAGGCACATCTCTTCAGAGACAGCCAGCCTCCTCGGGTCCAACGCCTGAGGTGTTGTTAGTAAACCAGCGCTGCACCACCCTCCAGGAATTTAAACAAAGGCTGGCTGAGATCGCTTCGGGTGTCTCCGCCGGTCCTCCAGCACGGTGCCAAACCGCAACACGAATCAAATCTGCCTCAGAGTGCAAGGAACTGCAGCCTCGGGGATGCAGTTCGACCTCGACTCGGGAAGAAGCCCAGCTGCAACCAAAGTCCGCTCCGTCGCCAGGTCCAGACACAGTGAGGCGAATAAAGTGTCCTTCCATCGCTGGTCCTGTGGACTCTCCCGAACCGGTCGAGGGGAGATGGTCAGAGGGTCACCTCAGTGGGTCCACGTCTGAGGAACCAACGGCCACTCTGCAGTTGGTCTGTAGAGAGCCGAGTGCAACAGCTGACTCAG GGATTGAAGCACCGGATCTGACCAGCCTGCTGGAACAGTTTGAGGAAACACAAG ctAAAGAGGAGAACGAGCCCGAGTCCAAACTCGCTCCTTCACAGTCAAACCTACGAACGGCGTCTGCGTTAACGCAGAGAGCCTCCGTGGAAACACTTGAACCGTTGAGCACTTCAGAATCACCCGGGAGTCCAGCAACCGTCGGGAGGTCGCCGCCCCTCGGCACGGACATCGTCCTCAGCGCTCAACAAGATCCGCCAGCAAGACGCAGAACTCCTCCGTCCAAGGCCATCCAGATAATCGACCCCCGTCCTCTCCCGTCCAAGAAGGCGCACGGCGGCCCCCCGGCTGCTCACATCCCTCCTCGCGTGTATTCATCCGTGTCCTCCGATCACGATTACTGCGCGTCCGCGGACCGCTCGGTAACCGGCGCCGCGCAGCGCAGCAGAGCCTCTAAACCCAAGGATGTGTCTCAGACCTCCGATGAGGACCAGGTGGCGACCCACGACTCGAGCGCCGCCGCTGAGTGCAAAAACCCGACCTCGGCCTGCGAGCTCGGCGACGCCGTCGGAGCAGTTCTGTCCTCCGCAGCGACGCAGCGTCTCGCCGAGCGACCCGGGACCCGATCGGAGACGAGCCCGGCCGCAGCCGTCGTTCCCACAGCGCCGCGCCGCGTCCGCGCCGCCGAAGACGAGACGGtgtcgtgcacgctccccacaCCTCCACCCAGCCCCCCCGCCAGAGGTAGGGAGAAAAGGAGATATCGGAGGAGATCTCCTCGTTcggactccagctcctcttccttgtcgtcgtcgtcctcctccagctctgcaTCTCCCTCTCCAAAAAGACAAAA GCGCCGCCACAAGCGCCGCCACAAGCGCTCAGAGAGCAGTTCGTGTTCGTCGTCGTCGCCCTCTCGCTCCATTTCCGGCTCCCCGAGTCGCCGCTACAGGTGGTCCTACTCGAGGTCGAGCAGGTCTTGGTCCCAGTCTAGGTCCACATCCAGATCCAGATCACCGTCCACGCGGGTTTGCCGTAGACAGTGGGCCGACGTTTACAG AGAGTCCAGGAAGCTCAGGAGGGAGCACGAGATCAGGATTCAGAAACTGAAAGCCATC GACGAGCGCAGGGTGGTGTATGTCGGCCGCATCCGCAGGTCCATGACGCACGACGAACTGAGGGAGCGCTTCTCTCAGTTCGGAGTTGTGGAGTGTGTGTCGcttcactttagagagagagg TGACCACTACGGCTTTGTCACATTCTACAACACGGACGACGCTTTCGCGGCCATCGATAACGGCGGGAAACTAAGGAAGCCGGATGAGCTGCCGTTTGACATCTGCTTCGGCGGAAGAAGACAGTTCTGCAACTCGCACTACGCCGACCTCG ACGCCAACAGAGATGCAGAACCGGCTCCGGCCAAGCCCAGGTCTGAGGACCTGGACTTTGATTCGTTGCTGAAACAGGCCCAGAGAGGATTAAAGAGGTAG